A genomic window from Limibacillus sp. includes:
- the rpsN gene encoding 30S ribosomal protein S14, translated as MAKKSAIEKNKRRARMAKSQSNKRQALRAIARDRSLSPEERFEAYLKLAELPRNGAKNRVRNRCELTGRPRGYYRKLKLSRIALRDLASIGQIPGMTKSSW; from the coding sequence CGAGAAGAACAAGCGCCGTGCCCGTATGGCCAAGTCGCAAAGCAACAAGCGACAGGCCCTGCGCGCCATTGCCCGCGACCGCAGCCTCTCTCCTGAGGAGCGGTTCGAGGCCTACCTGAAGCTTGCCGAGTTGCCGCGCAACGGTGCCAAGAACCGTGTGCGGAACCGCTGTGAGCTGACGGGACGCCCGCGCGGCTATTATCGCAAGTTGAAGCTTTCGCGCATTGCTTTGCGGGACCTGGCCTCCATCGGTCAGATCCCCGGCATGACGAAGTCGAGCTGGTAG
- the rpsH gene encoding 30S ribosomal protein S8, translating to MTMSDPLGDMLTRIRNAQQAGHGSVEAPLSRLRTNVLDVLKREGYIRDFSVTEREGGHSTVSIELKYHEGRPVIQQIARVSRPGRRVYSKIKELPRYYNGLGITILSTPRGVLADHEAREHNVGGEVLCRVF from the coding sequence ATGACGATGAGCGATCCTCTCGGGGATATGCTGACCCGCATCCGCAACGCGCAGCAGGCCGGTCACGGCAGCGTGGAAGCGCCGTTGTCCCGTCTGCGGACGAACGTTCTGGATGTGCTGAAGCGTGAGGGTTACATCCGCGACTTTAGCGTGACGGAGCGCGAGGGCGGTCACAGCACCGTTTCGATCGAGCTGAAGTACCACGAGGGTCGCCCCGTGATTCAGCAGATCGCCCGCGTTTCGCGTCCGGGCCGCCGCGTCTACTCCAAGATCAAGGAGTTGCCGCGCTACTACAACGGTCTGGGCATCACGATCCTCTCCACGCCGCGTGGCGTGCTGGCGGATCATGAGGCGCGTGAGCACAACGTTGGCGGAGAGGTGCTGTGCCGCGTCTTCTGA